ATGAGTTGACCATAACACGGCACTCAAGCGTCACCTCCTGCATCGTTTCGAGATTCAATCCTTCAAATGAGGGATGCTCGGGGAAAGTCGGAACAAAGCACTTGTTGCCTGACCCAATATAGACCGCTTTACTCCTAACCGGTGCCCGGAATACAAGAAAAAGCTTACTCGACGATTCCAAGATCGACATGCCTCCGTCCGTAGAGGCGATCTTGACCGGCAGACAATAGAATGTTCCCGGTTTCAGTTCCTCGTTCACGACAACTTCGACACTTTCCGAAACATTTTTACCGGCAGCAATCACCACTTCTTTTTTCGCAAACGTAAAGTCTTCGAGTGCAACGGCAGTCCGTCCGTATCTGTCATTATAATCCGCAACCAGTTCCGGACATGCTTCAAACGACACATGCGTATCACGGTCGACAATCTGTGCCGCCGAAACTGTAAATTCGGCTTTTTCTCCAGCTTGGGAGATCGTAATGGTTTTAACCTCTTGCCGCTGTGCCTCGGTGATATAAATCGACGGTATGTATTCGGAAGCCTCCTGACACCCTGCAAGAGCAGCCATACCTGCGACAAAAACAATAAAATATTTCAGGTTCATAGTTTTTTCGTATTTAACAATTAATTCGAAGCAATGGCATTGAACTCATTGCACCCTACATAACTATTAGATGCACTCTCTTTATCGCAACGATAGGTCATTCGGACAAAACGGCAAGAAACAGGCTTATAGAATTTCACATACTGCCAATCATCACCGCTCAAAGCCAAAGAGACGAAAGAATCCCCCGATTGCGAAACCCAATGCTGACCGTCTTCGCTCGTCTTCACGTCATAAAGCCGTAATACCTTATAATAGCCTAAACCATACATGGGACGGATGCGGAAACCTGCAAGCGTATGAACATTCACCATATCGACAGTCGCCGTCACGGAGCCGTTTGTAATATACCAGCCTGATTGATTCATCGCTATTGCTCCGTCGAACATTTGCGAAGAGACGAGCCCTTCTGCACCCGGAGCATCATAAGTCCATCCGCTCATATCCGCAATCACCGTACCGGGAACCCGCGTA
This Alistipes shahii WAL 8301 DNA region includes the following protein-coding sequences:
- a CDS encoding DUF1735 and LamG domain-containing protein gives rise to the protein MNLKYFIVFVAGMAALAGCQEASEYIPSIYITEAQRQEVKTITISQAGEKAEFTVSAAQIVDRDTHVSFEACPELVADYNDRYGRTAVALEDFTFAKKEVVIAAGKNVSESVEVVVNEELKPGTFYCLPVKIASTDGGMSILESSSKLFLVFRAPVRSKAVYIGSGNKCFVPTFPEHPSFEGLNLETMQEVTLECRVMVNSFTKSDPYISSIMGFEGDVCMRFGDVKIGYDVLQVCKGDYQPAAINSPCAPNLWYHVAAVWSRSTLRVYIDGKFVAEQTHKGETVNLAGYHKLGRTGIGFSLGAASVYNNNRPLNGYLAEARVWSRALSSNEIANNKDLVVVDPQSPGLLAYWKMNECEVLEEPRRDPILNRIFYNRIVDQTGHGYDAYGEGRNPDFIDTNW